In the Agrococcus sp. Marseille-Q4369 genome, one interval contains:
- a CDS encoding ISL3 family transposase produces the protein MFHATFATPDLTTFCGLDELGLEVVGQRLEPDRVVLECRLAETDPWCWSCGAEGVPRGTVTRRLAHEPFGHRPTTLLVRVRRYRCSPCGRTWRQDTTAAAPARAKLSRGGLRWALEGIVIDHLSMARVAAGLGVAWHTANDAVLAEGRRLLIDDPARLEGVTTLGVDEHVWRHTRRGDRYVTVIIDLTPIRDGTGPARLLDMVPGRSKQAFKTWLAARPTAWRDRLTVVAMDGFAGFKTAAAEEVPDAVAVMDPFHVVRLAGDALDDCRRRVQQHINGHRGRKGDPLYGARRTLHTGLRFLTDRQGARLDALFADEGHGAVEVTWEFYQRLVTAYREPDRAKAKQLMQALIEAIGSGVPQALKEIGKLGRTLKRRAADVLAYFDRPGTSNGPTEAINGRLEHLRGSALGFRNLSNYIARSLLEAGGFRPVLHPQMR, from the coding sequence GTGTTCCACGCTACCTTCGCGACCCCTGACCTGACCACGTTCTGCGGCCTGGACGAGCTCGGTCTGGAGGTCGTCGGGCAGCGCCTCGAGCCGGATCGGGTGGTGCTGGAGTGCCGGCTGGCCGAGACCGATCCGTGGTGCTGGAGCTGCGGCGCCGAGGGCGTGCCGCGAGGCACGGTGACGCGTCGGTTGGCGCACGAGCCGTTCGGTCACCGGCCGACGACGCTGCTGGTGCGCGTGCGCCGCTACCGCTGCTCACCGTGCGGCCGGACGTGGCGGCAGGACACGACGGCGGCAGCGCCGGCGCGAGCGAAGCTCTCCCGCGGCGGTCTGCGGTGGGCGCTGGAGGGCATTGTCATCGACCACCTCTCGATGGCCCGCGTCGCGGCCGGGCTGGGCGTGGCCTGGCACACGGCCAACGACGCGGTGCTGGCCGAGGGACGGCGGCTGCTGATCGACGACCCGGCACGGCTGGAGGGCGTGACCACGCTCGGCGTTGACGAGCATGTCTGGCGTCACACCAGGCGCGGCGACAGATACGTGACCGTCATCATCGACCTCACCCCGATCCGCGACGGCACCGGCCCGGCACGCCTGCTCGACATGGTCCCTGGCCGCTCGAAGCAGGCGTTCAAGACCTGGCTCGCGGCCCGCCCGACAGCGTGGCGCGACCGACTCACGGTGGTGGCGATGGACGGCTTCGCCGGCTTCAAGACCGCTGCCGCGGAAGAGGTGCCGGACGCGGTCGCGGTCATGGATCCGTTCCACGTCGTCCGCCTTGCCGGCGACGCGCTGGACGACTGCCGCAGGCGCGTCCAGCAGCACATCAACGGTCATCGAGGCCGCAAGGGCGATCCGCTCTACGGCGCCCGCCGCACCCTGCACACCGGGCTGCGGTTCCTCACCGATCGGCAAGGCGCGCGACTGGACGCGCTGTTCGCCGATGAGGGGCATGGCGCGGTCGAGGTCACGTGGGAGTTCTATCAGCGGCTCGTGACCGCCTACCGCGAGCCCGACAGGGCGAAGGCGAAGCAGTTGATGCAGGCGCTGATCGAAGCGATCGGATCGGGCGTCCCGCAAGCGCTCAAGGAGATCGGCAAGCTCGGGCGGACGCTGAAGCGACGGGCCGCCGACGTGCTCGCCTACTTCGACCGACCCGGCACTTCGAACGGTCCGACGGAGGCGATCAACGGTCGCCTTGAGCACCTCCGCGGCTCCGCGCTCGGCTTCCGGAACCTCAGCAACTACATCGCCCGGTCCCTGCTCGAAGCCGGCGGCTTCAGACCGGTGCTACACCCTCAAATGCGATGA
- a CDS encoding FtsX-like permease family protein, with translation MTLAAVSREAVATAWGTKVASLVSIVMVAGMVIAVLLTTGRTVGAQQGVVDTLDDAGTRAIVVRAQEGSGLDTSSLARLEGVSSIAWLGGFGSAQDSTNTLVPGGTKVPIRFGFGIDLVTLGVTAPGLPGTAYASAVALEQLGMHAAAGSVTTVDGIDYSISGRIEVPEHLAFLEPLIVVPVEAQPAPVLSGGATSAQVVRGEDLAILVAIASDAAHVAGVTDAVRGVIDVTDPQLVTIETSQQLAQLRQLIDAQLGGAGRALVLIIFGLTAVLVAAILYGLVMMRRKDFGRRRALGASQGLIVGLVLAQVAALGCVGALLGGAVSFTAMAVGGDPQPPPNYYAAIMILAAVTAAVAAVVPAAVAARRDPVRELRVP, from the coding sequence GTGACGCTCGCGGCAGTGTCACGCGAAGCGGTCGCGACCGCCTGGGGGACGAAGGTCGCCTCGCTCGTGTCGATCGTGATGGTCGCCGGTATGGTGATCGCGGTGCTACTCACCACCGGTCGCACCGTCGGTGCGCAGCAGGGCGTCGTCGACACGCTCGACGACGCCGGCACCCGCGCCATCGTGGTCCGGGCGCAGGAGGGCTCGGGCCTCGACACCTCGTCGCTCGCCAGGCTGGAGGGAGTGTCGTCAATCGCATGGCTGGGCGGCTTCGGCTCCGCGCAGGATTCGACGAACACACTCGTGCCCGGCGGCACGAAGGTGCCGATCCGCTTCGGGTTCGGCATCGACCTGGTGACGCTCGGCGTCACCGCGCCCGGCCTGCCTGGCACCGCCTATGCGTCCGCCGTCGCGCTTGAGCAACTGGGCATGCACGCCGCGGCCGGCTCGGTCACGACCGTCGACGGCATCGATTACTCGATCAGCGGCCGCATCGAGGTGCCCGAGCACCTGGCGTTCCTCGAACCGCTCATCGTCGTGCCGGTCGAAGCCCAGCCCGCGCCCGTGCTCAGTGGAGGCGCGACCAGCGCGCAGGTGGTGCGCGGCGAGGATCTCGCGATCCTCGTCGCGATCGCCAGCGACGCCGCGCACGTCGCGGGCGTCACCGACGCCGTCCGGGGCGTGATCGACGTCACCGACCCGCAGTTGGTGACGATCGAGACCAGCCAGCAGCTTGCGCAGTTGCGGCAGCTCATCGACGCGCAGCTTGGCGGCGCCGGCCGGGCGCTCGTGCTCATCATCTTTGGCCTCACCGCCGTACTTGTCGCCGCGATCCTCTACGGCCTCGTCATGATGCGGCGCAAGGACTTCGGCCGCCGCCGCGCCCTCGGCGCCAGCCAAGGCCTCATCGTCGGGCTCGTGCTCGCACAGGTCGCCGCACTCGGATGCGTCGGGGCACTCCTCGGGGGCGCCGTTTCGTTCACCGCCATGGCAGTCGGCGGTGACCCGCAACCCCCACCCAACTACTACGCGGCGATCATGATTCTCGCCGCCGTCACCGCCGCGGTCGCGGCGGTCGTTCCTGCCGCTGTGGCTGCGCGGAGGGACCCGGTCCGCGAGTTGCGAGTGCCGTAG
- a CDS encoding site-specific integrase: protein MEDGQVKLNGCYRDRDGERRRFQAVGATELTARRELERKADAAVPIKVEAAPDLPNVPSKGSTLRELAEFWVAITGAEGELAPQSIDTYANTVRLIIVPRLGHLILDELTVAAIAIELLNIRKKRSISDAIKTRTTLSLIFQLGLRYQLVTTNFATATKTIKQPARPIVALSDGDPQIFLDSLRAWTYATPAHGPRRSRLLLNVMTVLLGTGMRIGEVLAIRPADIDFAGHRVLIQATVSYAKSTGLRRQEHPKHKRQTRWIPLPEVAEAALLDAINLDLPATTTVFHSRTGGLLWQNNVRRTLRTFIEESQVMALLESVRGEKLTPHTLRKTVGTHVARTMGAEAARDLLGHSFVATTEQYYAKPDPIVDPRVGRVLEVLLLNTRLPSADELWRALGAKTLDLINEHIRVEIPGSSHLRV from the coding sequence TTGGAGGATGGGCAGGTCAAACTGAACGGGTGCTACCGCGACCGGGACGGTGAGAGGCGCCGATTCCAGGCCGTTGGTGCGACCGAGCTCACGGCTCGCCGGGAGCTCGAACGTAAGGCTGACGCAGCCGTGCCGATCAAGGTAGAAGCGGCACCTGATCTGCCCAACGTCCCGTCGAAAGGCTCGACCCTGCGGGAACTCGCCGAGTTCTGGGTGGCGATCACTGGGGCGGAGGGTGAGCTCGCTCCCCAGTCGATCGACACGTACGCAAACACCGTACGACTGATCATCGTGCCGAGGCTGGGGCATCTGATCCTCGATGAGTTGACGGTCGCGGCCATCGCGATCGAGCTACTCAACATCCGGAAGAAACGCAGCATCTCTGACGCGATCAAGACCCGCACAACCTTGTCGCTGATCTTTCAGCTCGGCCTCCGTTATCAGTTGGTCACAACGAACTTCGCGACCGCGACGAAGACGATCAAGCAGCCTGCCAGGCCGATAGTCGCCCTCAGCGACGGTGATCCTCAGATCTTTTTGGACTCCCTACGCGCGTGGACCTATGCGACGCCGGCCCACGGGCCGAGACGATCTCGTTTGCTCCTGAACGTGATGACGGTGCTACTCGGGACTGGCATGCGTATCGGTGAAGTCCTGGCGATCCGTCCCGCCGACATCGACTTCGCGGGTCACCGCGTGCTCATCCAGGCGACCGTGAGCTACGCGAAGAGCACCGGCCTTCGTCGACAGGAGCACCCCAAGCACAAGCGCCAAACGAGGTGGATCCCGCTGCCGGAGGTAGCGGAGGCCGCGCTACTCGACGCGATCAACCTCGACCTCCCCGCAACGACGACCGTGTTCCACTCTCGCACCGGGGGCCTCCTCTGGCAGAACAATGTGCGCCGCACGCTCCGGACCTTCATCGAGGAGAGCCAGGTGATGGCGCTGCTCGAATCGGTCAGGGGCGAGAAGCTGACGCCGCACACCCTCCGCAAGACCGTCGGGACCCACGTCGCGCGCACAATGGGAGCGGAAGCAGCGCGGGACCTGCTCGGACACTCGTTCGTAGCAACCACGGAGCAGTACTACGCCAAGCCCGACCCCATCGTTGACCCACGGGTCGGACGAGTTCTGGAAGTGCTGCTCTTGAATACGCGACTGCCCAGCGCAGACGAACTCTGGCGAGCTCTGGGAGCGAAAACGCTGGACCTCATCAATGAGCACATCCGCGTCGAGATTCCGGGCTCATCGCATTTGAGGGTGTAG
- a CDS encoding integrase core domain-containing protein — MAVRIAVATIEELQAVLDAFRDYYNHVRAHRGIGRKTPAFAYELIPKAAPTAPDDPDLWRVRYDTVDHAGKISLRHANRMLHLGIGRAHKRTEIICLVHNDHATVITHDGEVLGEYTLDPHKSYQPKND; from the coding sequence GTGGCGGTCAGGATCGCCGTCGCGACCATCGAGGAGCTCCAAGCCGTCCTGGACGCATTCCGCGACTACTACAACCACGTCCGAGCCCACCGCGGCATCGGCCGCAAGACCCCCGCGTTCGCCTACGAACTCATCCCCAAGGCAGCACCCACCGCCCCCGACGACCCCGACCTCTGGCGCGTCCGCTACGACACCGTCGACCACGCCGGCAAGATCTCGCTCCGCCACGCCAACCGCATGCTCCACCTCGGCATCGGCCGCGCCCACAAGCGCACCGAGATCATCTGCCTCGTCCACAACGACCACGCCACCGTCATCACCCACGACGGCGAAGTCCTCGGCGAATACACCCTCGACCCCCACAAGAGCTACCAACCGAAAAACGACTGA
- a CDS encoding S1 family peptidase, which produces MPKVARHTAAATAIAALLLAGVVAPATASEGHGDRLHSPRSQQAIQEAAWDAEAVQMITEFAEREGLDADTMAADMRGQVEFDMAAEQLRASVPEAIVESRWLGGEGQILVTEGNGQEVQTALDALDVPASAVEIDSPSAIDLETIQTDILDTYYRDHGAIGTSEVDVEAGVIYVTLDREVEAPLAAARSTAESSSELQGLRVEVTVDPDAMPESAAARGGRSYSPPGCTAGFIVRQGTPLRYGVLSAGHCDSWPSTYDGQAVTGSSAMSNRDLRVLWLSGTPTKQFQVQSGVYFTASGQTEPSVGSSVCKYGAVTGQSCSTVTVSGYCSTGVWAGRTICGLFKTRNQYVRGGDSGGPWFVGSVAYGITSGYGSANGTSYDLFTGTSGNNLGPLGVVVYR; this is translated from the coding sequence ATGCCCAAAGTTGCACGACACACAGCGGCCGCGACTGCGATCGCTGCCCTGCTCTTGGCCGGCGTGGTGGCACCCGCGACGGCCTCGGAGGGCCACGGTGACCGCCTCCACTCGCCGCGCAGCCAGCAGGCTATTCAAGAGGCGGCTTGGGACGCCGAGGCAGTGCAGATGATCACCGAGTTCGCGGAGCGAGAGGGTCTGGACGCCGACACCATGGCCGCCGATATGCGGGGTCAGGTCGAGTTCGACATGGCCGCGGAGCAGCTGCGCGCATCGGTGCCTGAGGCGATCGTGGAGTCCCGCTGGCTCGGCGGCGAGGGACAGATCCTCGTGACGGAGGGCAACGGCCAAGAGGTGCAGACCGCGCTCGACGCGCTGGACGTGCCGGCGAGCGCCGTTGAAATCGACTCGCCCTCGGCCATCGACCTCGAGACGATCCAAACCGACATCCTCGACACCTACTACCGCGACCACGGCGCCATCGGCACGAGCGAGGTCGACGTGGAGGCCGGCGTCATCTACGTGACGCTCGATCGCGAGGTCGAGGCACCTCTCGCCGCGGCTCGATCCACAGCCGAGTCGTCGAGCGAACTTCAGGGTCTGCGAGTCGAAGTGACGGTCGACCCCGACGCGATGCCTGAGTCTGCAGCAGCCCGCGGCGGCCGTTCGTACTCGCCCCCCGGCTGCACCGCCGGCTTCATCGTCCGACAGGGAACCCCGCTGCGCTATGGCGTGCTGAGCGCCGGCCACTGCGACAGCTGGCCGAGCACGTACGACGGGCAGGCCGTTACCGGCTCGAGCGCGATGAGCAACCGTGACCTGCGCGTGCTGTGGCTCTCCGGCACGCCGACGAAGCAGTTCCAGGTGCAGTCCGGCGTCTACTTCACCGCCTCCGGCCAGACGGAGCCGTCAGTGGGCTCGAGCGTCTGCAAGTACGGTGCCGTGACCGGTCAGAGCTGTTCGACAGTGACCGTTTCCGGCTACTGCTCGACCGGTGTGTGGGCTGGACGAACGATCTGCGGCCTGTTCAAGACCCGGAATCAGTACGTCCGCGGCGGCGACTCTGGCGGACCGTGGTTCGTCGGATCGGTGGCGTACGGCATCACGTCCGGCTACGGCAGCGCCAACGGCACCTCCTACGACCTGTTCACGGGCACGAGCGGCAACAACCTCGGGCCGCTCGGCGTCGTCGTCTACCGATAG
- a CDS encoding ISL3 family transposase, translating to MSNATFDAPCLTTFCRLDELGLEAIGQRLEPDRAVLFCRVVQADEWCRDCGCQGVPRDTVTRRLAHAPFGHRPTTLLVRVRRYRCTGCGRIWRQDTTRAAEPRSKISRTGLRWALDALVLDHLTVSRVAAGLGVAWHTANTAVLEEGRRRLLDDPARFDGVAVLGVDEHVWRHTRHGDRYATVIIDLTPIRDGTGPARLLDMVEGRSKQAFQHWLAARSQAWRDRVEVVAMDGFSGFKTATTEELPETVAVMDPFHVVRLAGNALDSCRRRIQQQIHGHRGRKGDPLYAARRTLHTGAALHTLRQQQRLDALFADERHLAVEVTWGIYQRMVAAYREPDRAAVRTLMTELINTVSSGVPAALREVITLGRTLKQRALDVLAYFDRPGTSNGPTEAINGRLEHLRGSALGFRNLTNYIARSLLEAGGFRPLLHPQMR from the coding sequence GTGTCCAACGCTACCTTTGACGCGCCCTGCCTGACCACGTTCTGCCGACTCGACGAGCTCGGCTTAGAAGCCATCGGCCAACGCCTCGAGCCCGACCGCGCGGTGCTCTTCTGCCGGGTCGTGCAGGCCGACGAGTGGTGCCGCGACTGCGGCTGCCAAGGGGTGCCGCGCGACACGGTCACGCGGCGGCTGGCGCACGCGCCGTTCGGGCACCGGCCCACCACGCTGCTGGTCCGCGTCCGCCGCTACCGCTGCACCGGCTGCGGCCGCATCTGGCGGCAGGACACCACGCGGGCGGCGGAGCCGCGGTCGAAGATCTCTCGCACCGGTCTGCGGTGGGCGCTGGACGCGCTGGTGCTCGACCACCTCACGGTCTCGCGCGTCGCGGCCGGGCTCGGCGTCGCCTGGCACACCGCCAACACCGCCGTGCTCGAGGAGGGCAGGCGGCGCCTGCTCGATGATCCTGCCCGCTTCGACGGCGTGGCGGTGCTGGGCGTGGACGAGCACGTCTGGCGCCACACGCGTCACGGCGACCGCTACGCGACCGTCATCATCGACCTCACGCCGATCCGCGACGGGACGGGGCCGGCGCGGCTGCTGGACATGGTCGAGGGCCGCTCGAAGCAGGCGTTCCAGCACTGGCTCGCCGCCCGATCCCAGGCCTGGCGCGACCGGGTCGAGGTCGTCGCGATGGACGGGTTCTCCGGCTTCAAGACCGCCACCACCGAGGAGCTGCCCGAGACGGTCGCCGTGATGGATCCGTTCCACGTCGTCCGGCTCGCCGGGAACGCGCTCGACAGCTGCCGGCGGCGGATCCAGCAGCAGATCCACGGGCATCGGGGCAGAAAGGGCGATCCGCTCTACGCCGCTCGCCGCACCCTCCACACCGGCGCGGCGCTCCACACGCTACGGCAGCAGCAACGGCTCGACGCGCTCTTCGCTGACGAGCGGCATCTCGCGGTCGAGGTCACCTGGGGCATCTATCAGCGCATGGTCGCCGCCTACCGGGAACCCGACCGCGCGGCCGTGCGCACGCTCATGACCGAGCTGATCAACACGGTCAGCAGCGGCGTGCCCGCGGCGCTGCGCGAGGTGATCACGCTCGGGCGAACACTCAAGCAGCGAGCCCTCGACGTGCTCGCCTACTTCGACCGACCCGGGACCTCGAACGGTCCGACGGAGGCGATCAACGGCCGCCTCGAGCACCTCCGCGGCTCCGCGCTCGGCTTCCGCAACCTCACCAACTACATCGCGAGATCGTTGCTCGAGGCCGGCGGCTTCAGGCCGCTGCTACACCCTCAAATGCGATGA
- a CDS encoding ATP-binding cassette domain-containing protein yields MSSEAVRAAAERAAAAAAAAPATLLAARDVAFGYAQGAPVIAGFDDDFVAGEVVALTGPSGRGKSTLLYVLGLMLAPTAGVVEVDGRDASRLRDGRRARLRADVFGFVSQDAALDATRTVLDNVLETSLYRGQPRAGHTDRAYALLDRFGVSVRADHKPGQISGGQAQRIAVCRALLGDPRILLADEPTGNLDAASSAIVVGALREQANRGAAVVIATHDRDVMAQCDRRISL; encoded by the coding sequence GTGAGCTCCGAGGCGGTGCGCGCCGCGGCGGAGCGCGCGGCGGCTGCGGCAGCGGCGGCTCCGGCGACACTGCTCGCAGCTCGCGATGTGGCGTTCGGCTACGCGCAGGGCGCTCCCGTGATCGCCGGGTTCGACGACGACTTCGTTGCCGGTGAGGTGGTGGCACTGACAGGCCCGTCGGGGCGCGGCAAGTCGACGCTGTTGTATGTGCTCGGGCTGATGCTCGCGCCGACGGCTGGTGTGGTCGAGGTTGACGGGCGCGACGCGTCACGATTGCGCGACGGCAGGCGAGCGAGATTGCGGGCGGATGTGTTCGGGTTCGTTTCCCAGGACGCCGCGCTCGACGCGACCCGCACTGTGCTCGACAATGTGCTCGAGACCAGCCTCTACCGCGGCCAGCCGCGCGCCGGGCATACAGATCGCGCCTACGCGCTGCTCGACCGCTTCGGGGTATCGGTGCGCGCCGACCACAAGCCCGGTCAGATCTCCGGCGGCCAGGCACAGCGCATCGCCGTCTGCCGGGCGCTGCTGGGCGACCCCCGCATCCTGCTCGCCGACGAGCCCACCGGCAATCTTGACGCCGCATCGTCGGCGATTGTCGTGGGCGCGCTGCGCGAGCAGGCCAACAGGGGCGCGGCCGTCGTGATCGCCACCCACGATCGCGACGTGATGGCGCAGTGCGACCGGCGGATATCGCTGTGA
- a CDS encoding peptidoglycan-binding domain-containing protein has product MATSDVIERERPYAGVTVDQRRRRASDGWVRGIGIATVALLVGFAAGWAGTTVLAPPQQVLEAEAFSAVAVVPGEVGSSITLNSIASWATSPVAVNGAAGIVTSVDITAGASVERGQRLYSVNLRPVVAGQGEIPAYGPISPGDAGAQVSQLQQLMTDLGFWRGAINGRYTAPFATAVRNWQRASGYPVDGVVQAGDIVWVPQLPARMSFDGDTIATGRVVAAGEGDVVALGSAPTFTIPLQRAQTRLAPTGTRVIVQAPDGSLWDAVAGAHTVDPMSSETVHVALAAPDDGPVCADTCDLIGAEGQATLLSEVVTVPPLAGLVVPASAITTGVDGRAFVTDAEGAQHEVTVVQSARGMALIEGVAEGLEVRIPAAQGQ; this is encoded by the coding sequence GTGGCGACTTCCGACGTGATCGAACGCGAGCGGCCGTACGCTGGCGTGACCGTCGACCAGCGGCGGCGCCGCGCGTCCGATGGGTGGGTGCGCGGCATCGGGATCGCGACTGTGGCGCTGCTCGTAGGTTTCGCCGCGGGCTGGGCGGGCACGACGGTGCTGGCGCCGCCGCAGCAGGTCCTCGAAGCCGAGGCGTTCTCTGCCGTGGCGGTGGTGCCTGGCGAGGTGGGCTCGTCGATCACACTCAACTCCATTGCCTCGTGGGCAACGAGCCCGGTCGCCGTCAATGGCGCAGCCGGCATCGTGACGAGCGTCGACATCACGGCGGGTGCCAGCGTCGAGCGTGGCCAGCGTCTCTACTCCGTCAACCTCCGCCCGGTCGTAGCAGGGCAGGGCGAGATTCCCGCCTACGGCCCGATCTCGCCAGGCGATGCTGGCGCGCAAGTGTCGCAGCTGCAGCAGCTGATGACCGACCTGGGCTTCTGGCGCGGCGCGATCAACGGCCGCTACACCGCGCCGTTTGCGACCGCGGTGCGCAACTGGCAGCGCGCATCCGGCTACCCGGTCGACGGCGTCGTGCAGGCCGGCGACATTGTCTGGGTGCCGCAGCTGCCCGCCCGCATGTCCTTCGACGGTGACACGATCGCGACAGGGCGCGTCGTCGCGGCTGGCGAGGGTGACGTGGTCGCGCTCGGCAGCGCGCCGACGTTCACCATCCCGCTGCAGCGGGCGCAGACGCGTCTTGCCCCGACAGGTACGCGCGTGATCGTGCAGGCGCCCGACGGGTCGCTCTGGGACGCGGTCGCCGGCGCGCACACGGTTGACCCGATGTCGAGCGAGACGGTGCATGTCGCGCTCGCCGCGCCTGATGACGGCCCGGTGTGCGCGGATACGTGCGATCTGATCGGCGCGGAGGGTCAGGCGACGCTTCTGAGCGAGGTCGTCACAGTGCCACCCCTCGCCGGGCTGGTCGTGCCGGCGTCGGCGATCACCACTGGCGTCGACGGGCGCGCATTCGTCACCGACGCGGAAGGCGCCCAGCACGAGGTGACGGTGGTGCAGTCGGCGAGGGGGATGGCGCTGATCGAGGGCGTTGCTGAGGGGCTCGAGGTGCGCATCCCGGCTGCGCAGGGGCAGTGA
- a CDS encoding S1 family peptidase, which translates to MRRSPLLFIALAAVCASATLVVPVPSERAIAETLLPDDPALTASAISPAGPANQPSRYAGVTTTELEDLSVLASSLSIGLEEAVQRFAGVTQFNTAVNSLPATAVVHAEWQQGSGSLHVRPGQAGAARDALEAAGADASVSAVDLPNVVEQEELQQAVIERLQRDAFVPVSTHFDVLASTPTIYAQLPLSERGSSWNARGVQSDAADAASELGVAVEVTYAEEPVGELAASGGMPHADCTGGLIMRSTSVTGTYGIMTAHHCTTVPSSYDGAAIGGTSISTNRDIRINRFTSGTAVNQIRNNWGTYRTITYSGNPANGSPVCKFGVKTGQSCSTVASSGNCSSFFPGYTFCALHRTATRYVEKGDSGGPWYYGNTGWGITSGTNKLAGYDFFTGAGAANFNYLSYAVKWN; encoded by the coding sequence ATGCGCCGCTCGCCACTCCTTTTCATCGCACTCGCAGCGGTCTGCGCGAGCGCAACTCTCGTCGTACCAGTTCCGTCGGAACGCGCGATCGCGGAGACGCTGCTCCCCGACGACCCCGCGCTCACCGCATCCGCGATTTCGCCCGCGGGACCGGCCAACCAGCCCTCTCGGTATGCAGGAGTCACGACCACGGAACTCGAAGACCTATCGGTGCTCGCCAGCAGCCTCAGCATCGGCCTGGAGGAGGCGGTGCAGCGATTCGCTGGAGTAACGCAGTTCAACACCGCCGTCAACAGTCTGCCGGCGACCGCTGTGGTGCACGCCGAATGGCAACAGGGCTCCGGCTCGCTTCACGTTCGCCCAGGTCAAGCTGGCGCGGCTAGAGATGCCCTCGAGGCTGCCGGCGCAGACGCGAGTGTGAGCGCCGTCGACCTCCCCAACGTGGTGGAGCAAGAGGAGCTGCAGCAGGCAGTCATCGAGCGGCTGCAGCGCGATGCCTTCGTTCCCGTCAGCACCCACTTCGATGTCCTTGCGAGCACTCCCACGATCTACGCTCAGCTGCCGCTCTCGGAAAGGGGATCCTCGTGGAACGCCCGGGGCGTCCAGTCGGACGCCGCTGACGCCGCGAGCGAGCTCGGCGTCGCTGTCGAAGTGACGTACGCCGAAGAACCGGTCGGGGAGCTCGCGGCGAGTGGCGGAATGCCCCACGCCGACTGCACGGGAGGGCTCATCATGCGTTCCACGAGCGTCACCGGCACCTACGGGATTATGACTGCTCATCACTGCACGACAGTCCCTTCGTCCTACGACGGTGCCGCGATCGGTGGAACCAGCATCTCGACCAACCGGGACATCCGCATCAACCGCTTCACCAGTGGCACTGCGGTCAACCAGATCAGGAACAACTGGGGCACCTATCGGACGATCACTTATTCGGGCAACCCGGCCAATGGCTCGCCAGTCTGCAAGTTTGGAGTCAAGACTGGGCAGTCGTGCTCCACTGTTGCCTCGTCGGGCAACTGCTCCTCGTTCTTCCCCGGATACACGTTCTGCGCCCTTCACAGGACCGCTACGAGGTACGTGGAGAAGGGCGACTCCGGCGGTCCGTGGTACTACGGCAATACCGGTTGGGGCATTACCAGCGGTACGAACAAGCTGGCCGGCTACGATTTCTTCACCGGGGCCGGCGCGGCTAACTTCAATTACCTTTCGTACGCAGTCAAGTGGAACTGA